One genomic window of Conger conger chromosome 7, fConCon1.1, whole genome shotgun sequence includes the following:
- the si:ch211-137i24.12 gene encoding immunoglobulin superfamily member translates to MGPLSLSQSAQSLTHLLLATVIAGGLLSLCLVCDGATVQSVVTPVQATSDPLTAGPMTDGPEIALSTPEQSSNDSTPAVSEEEVEEEATGPMVEQHPPKEKAVEGEDVKFSCLLKDADPEGVVIHWIHQRSESVHTVLEGNQTSEDRFADRAFLCGDLGHGDFSMMLRNVSVEDRGVYLCVLTVSDGSTLQGSGTKLSIREDLGLQVMEESVGTIIGVTVAAVGVAIGLVALLLTQFRDKLNCLQK, encoded by the exons AtgggccccctctctctctctcaatctgcaCAGAGCCTCACTCACCTGCTGCTCGCCACAGTCATAG CAGGaggactgctctctctctgtctggtcTGTGATGGAGCCACGGTGCAAAGTGTCGTTACTCCTGTTCaggcgacctctgaccccctgaCTGCTGGCCCCATGACAGATGGGCCCGAGATAGCACTGTCCACTCCAGAGCAAAGCAGCAATGACTCAACCCCGGCAGTCtctgaggaggaggtggaggaggaggcgaCGGGTCCGATGGTGGAACAGCACCCTCCAAAGGAGAAGGCAGTGGAAGGGGAAGATGTGAAGTTCTCCTGCCTGCTGAAAGACGCTGATCCCGAGGGGGTGGTGATACACTGGATCCACCAGAGGTCTGAGAGTGTGCACACTGTGCTGGAAGGGAACCAGACGTCTGAGGACAGGTTTGCTGACCGGGCCTTCCTTTGCGGGGACTTAGGGCATGGAGACTTCTCCATGATGCTGCGCAACGTCTCTGTTGAGGACCGCGGGGTCTATCTGTGCGTCCTCACCGTCTCTGATGGCTCTACTCTGCAGGGTTCTGGCACCAAGCTTAGCATTCGTGAGGACCTGG gttTGCAAGTGATGGAGGAGTCTGTGGGAACTATAATAGGCGTGACAGTGGCAGCAGTGGGTGTGGCCATCGGGCTTGTTGCCCTCCTTCTGACACAGTTTCGAGATAAGCTAAACTGTCTGCAGAAGTGA
- the zdhhc23b gene encoding palmitoyltransferase ZDHHC23-B encodes MTKKARRPTEPEESLCCCEFVSHEGERTHMAACFCDCEHLDEACDRWFKGEAQKESTLSQVAAVVRDRLRVPWPRGARRVDLSVIPPLVLLPVFLHLAALHLLLGVLVMIGLPVLVLWYYYATHRRKSQTLFFLSLALFSLGYMYYLFLTEVVPRGDVGLLQLCTVTMGVVLTLFFLTLTKRDPGYLRPRPADTKNTVTNHGDPPELACSPRNGVNPAEQLCMMQSGRAKSQWCSTCRILQPPRAGHCRICGFCVRRLDHHCVWINSCVGRANHRCFLLTLLLFLLTSVQGISLVLHSVCPKQNVLFSLFYCPGVYTQYSRALCFTCSWYCSIVTGGLLYLLIVQLFNVSYNVTEREVRLALRHNQGRRHWGLIIDTGTYSHGFLSNWTEFLTMNSSTDTPSFRLHDLV; translated from the exons ATGACAAAGAAAGCAAGACGGCCAACAGAGCCAGAAGAGTCTCTATGCTGCTGTGAGTTTGTGAGCCATGAAGGAGAACGGACCCATATGGCAGCTTGCTTTTGTGACTGTGAGCACCTGGATGAGGCCTGTGATAG gtggtTCAAGGGGGAGGCCCAAAAGGAGAGCACCCTCTCGCAGGTGGCTGCAGTAGTGCGGGACAGACTGCGGGTGCCCTGGCCCCGTGGGGCAAGGCGGGTGGACCTGTCTGTCATTCCGCCACTGGTGCTGCTTCCTGTTTTCCTGCACCTGGCAGCATTGCACTTGCTCCTGGGTGTGTTGGTGATGATTGGGCTGCCAGTGCTGGTGCTGTGGTACTACTATGCCACACACCGGAGAAAGAGCCAAACCCTCTTCTTCCTAAGCCTCGCCCTTTTCTCCCTGGGCTACATGTACTACCTCTTCCTCACAGAGGTGGTGCcacggggtgatgtgggccttCTGCAGCTCTGCACTGTGACAATGGGGGTGGTGTTGACCTTGTTCTTTCTCACCCTGACCAAGAGGGACCCAGGGTATTTGCGGCCCCGCCCAGCCGACACTAAAAACACTGTGACCAATCATGGCGATCCTCCTGAGCTTGCCTGCTCCCCCCGCAATGGTGTGAATCCAGCGGAGCAGTTGTGTATGATGCAGAGTGGGAGGGCGAAGAGTCAATGGTGCAGCACCTGCAGGATTCTGCAGCCTCCTCGGGCCGGGCACTGCCGAATCTGTGGTTTCTGTGTCCGCCGCCTGGACCACCACTGTGTCTG GATAAACAGCTGCGTGGGACGGGCCAATCACCGCTGCTTCCTGCTGacgctcctcctcttcctgttaACATCAGTGCAAGGGATAAGCCTGgttctgcacagtgtgtgtcccAAGCAGAACGTGCTGTTTTCCCTATTCTACTGCCCTGGGGTCTATACCCAGTACAG cAGGGCATTGTGTTTCACCTGTTCCTGGTACTGCAGCATTGTGACAGGAGGGTTGCTGTACCTGCTCATAGTACAGCTCTTCAATGTCAGCTACAATGTGACAGAGCGTGAGGTGCGACTAGCCCTACGTCATAATCAGGGGCGAAGACACTGGGGCCTTATTATCGATACCGGGACCTACTCTCATGGTTTTCTCAGCAACTGGACTGAGTTCCTGACCATGAATTCTTCCACTGATACCCCCTCCTTTCGGCTTCATGACCTTGTGTAG